From a region of the Actinomadura luzonensis genome:
- a CDS encoding alpha/beta hydrolase family protein, which produces MREPTPTAAPAPPARPATQGTPTGPAESTPTGRAEVAAFAAANFSRATGAGLDPHEYLRVTAALTGLDGWGEALMGAARGHLARARQAAGAVSAGEHHQVAARWFHFATLGPNPERALAAAEADAAMARALELLDPDARRVEGPEFAGWLRGPAGAPVAIVVPGLDSGKEEFHDLVAALLRRGLAVLAMDGPGQGALAATTTVRADYHRVVARVVDALGARRVGLVGLSLGGYYAAESAAHEPRVAVAATVSGPFRLDWAALPDPVRLLLAERAGGEDAARAFAGRVDLSALAARVACPLLVVDGGQDVIPGVTCGEALARRAPRGRYLRIPHGDHLLGNARPDWLPALADHIAGGLTPEA; this is translated from the coding sequence ATGCGCGAACCGACCCCGACAGCAGCCCCCGCCCCTCCGGCACGCCCCGCGACGCAAGGCACGCCGACCGGCCCAGCCGAGAGCACGCCGACCGGCCGCGCGGAGGTTGCCGCGTTCGCGGCGGCGAACTTCTCGCGCGCCACCGGCGCGGGCCTGGACCCGCACGAGTATCTGCGCGTCACCGCCGCCCTGACCGGCCTCGACGGCTGGGGCGAGGCCCTGATGGGGGCCGCCCGCGGCCATCTCGCCCGCGCCCGGCAGGCCGCCGGCGCCGTCTCCGCGGGCGAGCACCACCAGGTCGCGGCGCGCTGGTTCCACTTCGCCACGCTGGGCCCGAACCCCGAGCGCGCGCTGGCCGCCGCCGAGGCGGACGCCGCCATGGCCCGGGCGCTGGAACTGCTGGACCCGGACGCCCGCAGAGTGGAGGGCCCCGAGTTCGCCGGATGGCTGCGCGGCCCGGCCGGCGCCCCGGTGGCGATCGTGGTGCCCGGCCTGGACTCCGGCAAGGAGGAGTTCCACGACCTGGTGGCCGCCCTGCTGCGCCGGGGCCTGGCGGTCCTCGCCATGGACGGCCCCGGCCAGGGCGCGCTCGCGGCCACCACCACCGTCCGGGCCGACTACCACCGGGTCGTCGCCCGGGTCGTGGACGCGCTCGGCGCCCGGCGCGTGGGTCTGGTGGGGCTGAGCCTGGGCGGCTACTACGCGGCGGAGAGCGCCGCGCACGAGCCTCGCGTCGCCGTCGCGGCCACCGTCAGCGGCCCCTTCCGGCTCGACTGGGCCGCCCTGCCGGACCCCGTCCGCCTGCTGCTGGCCGAGCGCGCGGGCGGTGAGGACGCGGCCCGCGCCTTCGCCGGCCGGGTGGACCTGTCTGCGCTCGCCGCCCGCGTCGCCTGCCCGCTGCTGGTGGTGGACGGCGGCCAGGACGTCATCCCCGGCGTGACCTGCGGCGAGGCGCTGGCCCGCCGCGCGCCCCGCGGCCGGTACCTGCGGATCCCGCACGGCGACCACCTGCTGGGCAACGCCCGCCCGGACTGGCTGCCGGCCCTCGCCGACCACATCGCCGGGGGCCTGACGCCGGAAGCCTGA
- a CDS encoding cysteine desulfurase family protein gives MLPEAIEAMTEQLRHVGNPSSLHAAGRRMRRVVEEARETIADALGARPSEVVFTSGGTEADNLAIKGLYWARRPRRRVLLSAIEHHAALDPAHWLGESQGAEVELLKVDEHGLVHPDTLRAAVERDPDDVAMISVMWANNEVGTVQPVHVLAAVAHDHGIPFHTDAVQAVGQLPVSFAGSGADALTLTGHKVGGPMGVGALLLARGLNPVSVQHGGGQERDVRSGTLDAPAIAGLAAAVRAAVEQQEALRRRLTALRDELIERVRQAVPDVVLNGHPTERLPGNAHFSFPGCEGDALLMLLDAKGVECSTGSACSAGVAQPSHVLLSMGADAAAARGSLRFSLGHTSTRDDVDRLIEVLPAAVERARRAGLS, from the coding sequence ATGTTGCCCGAGGCGATCGAGGCCATGACGGAGCAACTGCGGCACGTCGGAAACCCGTCCTCGCTGCACGCCGCCGGCCGCCGGATGCGGCGGGTCGTCGAGGAGGCGCGCGAGACCATCGCCGACGCCCTCGGCGCCCGGCCCAGCGAGGTGGTCTTCACCTCCGGCGGCACCGAGGCCGACAACCTCGCCATCAAAGGGCTCTACTGGGCCCGGCGGCCGCGGCGGCGGGTGCTGCTCAGCGCCATCGAGCACCACGCCGCGCTCGACCCCGCCCACTGGCTGGGCGAGAGCCAGGGCGCCGAGGTCGAGCTGCTGAAGGTGGACGAGCACGGGCTGGTCCACCCCGACACCCTGCGGGCCGCCGTCGAGCGCGACCCCGACGACGTGGCCATGATCAGCGTCATGTGGGCCAACAACGAGGTCGGCACCGTCCAGCCCGTCCACGTGCTCGCGGCCGTCGCCCACGACCACGGCATCCCGTTCCACACCGACGCGGTGCAGGCCGTCGGCCAGCTTCCGGTGTCGTTCGCCGGGTCGGGGGCCGACGCCCTCACGCTCACCGGCCACAAGGTGGGCGGCCCGATGGGGGTCGGCGCGCTGCTGCTGGCCAGAGGGCTCAACCCCGTGTCCGTGCAGCACGGCGGCGGCCAGGAGCGCGACGTGCGCTCGGGCACCCTCGACGCGCCCGCCATCGCCGGGCTAGCGGCGGCCGTCCGCGCCGCCGTCGAGCAGCAGGAGGCCCTGCGCCGCCGGCTCACCGCGTTGCGCGACGAGCTCATCGAACGGGTCCGCCAGGCCGTCCCCGACGTGGTGCTCAACGGCCACCCCACCGAACGGCTGCCGGGCAACGCGCACTTCTCCTTCCCCGGCTGCGAGGGCGACGCGCTGCTCATGCTGCTCGACGCCAAGGGCGTGGAGTGCTCCACCGGCTCGGCCTGCTCTGCGGGCGTGGCGCAGCCGTCGCACGTGCTGCTGTCCATGGGCGCCGACGCCGCCGCGGCCCGCGGCTCGCTGCGCTTCTCCCTCGGGCACACCTCCACCAGGGACGACGTGGACCGGCTGATCGAGGTGCTGCCCGCCGCCGTCGAACGCGCCCGGCGGGCGGGGCTGAGCTAG
- the mnmA gene encoding tRNA 2-thiouridine(34) synthase MnmA: protein MGLRVLAAMSGGVDSAVAAARIAEAGHDVTGVHLALSANPQSHRTGARGCCTIEDSRDARRAADVIGIPFYIWDMAERFQRDVIEDFVAEYAAGRTPNPCLRCNEKIKFAAVLDRALALGFDAVATGHHARLADGVLSRSPDQGKDQSYVLGVLTREQLAHAIFPLGDSTKAEVRAEAARRGLTVADKPDSHDICFIADGDTRGFLADRLGSAEGPIVDQDGAVVGSHQGAHGFTVGQRKGLRIDRPAPDGRPRYVLSIEPVSNTVTVGPRAALEVTTITCGPPVWNGPEHLRADLTVQLRAHGEVYGCRFEETGGGLRVELDRPATGVAAGQAAVLYSGDTVIGSATIRSAGRG from the coding sequence ATGGGACTGCGTGTGCTTGCCGCCATGTCGGGCGGCGTCGACTCAGCCGTGGCCGCCGCGCGCATCGCCGAGGCCGGTCACGACGTCACTGGTGTCCACCTCGCCCTGTCGGCCAACCCCCAATCGCATCGCACGGGGGCGCGCGGCTGCTGCACGATCGAGGACTCCCGCGACGCGCGCCGCGCCGCCGACGTCATCGGCATCCCTTTCTACATCTGGGACATGGCCGAGCGCTTCCAGCGCGACGTGATCGAGGACTTCGTCGCCGAGTACGCGGCCGGCCGCACGCCCAACCCGTGCCTGCGGTGCAACGAGAAGATCAAGTTCGCGGCCGTGCTCGACCGGGCGCTCGCGCTCGGCTTCGACGCCGTCGCCACCGGCCACCACGCCCGGCTCGCCGACGGCGTGCTGTCCAGGAGCCCCGACCAGGGCAAGGACCAGTCGTACGTGCTGGGCGTGCTCACCCGCGAGCAGCTCGCCCACGCGATCTTCCCGCTCGGCGACTCCACCAAGGCCGAGGTGCGCGCCGAGGCCGCCAGGCGCGGCCTGACGGTCGCCGACAAGCCCGACAGCCACGACATCTGCTTCATCGCCGACGGCGACACCCGCGGCTTCCTCGCCGACCGGCTGGGCTCGGCCGAGGGCCCCATCGTCGACCAGGACGGCGCGGTCGTCGGCAGCCACCAGGGCGCCCACGGCTTCACCGTGGGGCAGCGCAAGGGCCTGCGCATCGACCGGCCCGCGCCCGACGGCCGGCCCCGCTACGTGCTGTCGATCGAGCCGGTCAGCAACACCGTCACGGTCGGCCCGCGCGCCGCGCTGGAGGTCACCACGATCACCTGCGGCCCGCCCGTCTGGAACGGCCCCGAGCACCTGCGCGCCGACCTCACCGTGCAGCTCCGGGCGCACGGCGAGGTCTACGGCTGCCGCTTCGAGGAGACCGGCGGCGGCCTGCGCGTCGAGCTCGACCGGCCCGCCACCGGGGTCGCGGCCGGCCAGGCGGCCGTGCTCTACTCCGGCGACACGGTGATCGGCTCGGCGACGATCAGGTCGGCCGGCCGGGGCTAG
- a CDS encoding TetR/AcrR family transcriptional regulator, whose amino-acid sequence MRRDELLDAAEDILCDQGSAALTLNAVADRAGVSKGGLLYHFNSKEALIKGMVERLIEDFDQLMAGQPGGSYTERYLGATLAAVRSGRLRRWAVVTGASGNLFLLAPLREAMTRWHREGLSEEPDPVASQIVRLACEGLWDVASHDPELNSDADLRALEARLRGLLARPA is encoded by the coding sequence ATGCGAAGGGACGAGCTTTTGGACGCGGCGGAGGACATCCTCTGCGACCAGGGCTCGGCCGCGCTCACCCTCAACGCGGTGGCCGACCGGGCCGGGGTCAGCAAGGGCGGGCTGCTCTACCACTTCAACTCGAAGGAAGCCCTGATCAAGGGCATGGTCGAGCGGCTCATCGAGGATTTCGACCAGCTCATGGCCGGCCAGCCCGGCGGGTCCTACACCGAGCGCTACCTGGGGGCCACCCTGGCCGCCGTGCGCTCGGGCCGGCTGCGACGCTGGGCCGTGGTCACCGGGGCGTCGGGAAACCTGTTCCTGCTCGCGCCGCTGCGCGAGGCGATGACCCGCTGGCACCGCGAGGGCCTGAGCGAGGAGCCCGACCCGGTGGCGTCGCAGATCGTCCGGCTCGCCTGCGAAGGGCTCTGGGACGTGGCCAGCCACGACCCCGAGCTGAACTCCGACGCCGACCTCCGGGCCCTGGAGGCGCGCCTGCGGGGGCTCCTGGCGAGACCCGCCTGA
- a CDS encoding DUF695 domain-containing protein, which translates to MRLFGRKDAEDEGGASREDGIATFWTWWQESRPAVDALVAAGDTGGLEDLLAPAVAAVHPGLVWEVAPGRNAMHTLVVTSAGDAELRPLAHRWAKAAPPADLLWEFHPSRQANPQAAELTLDVGGAEFALDKLVLGLRVPRNQPRVDVSAYHPIFADLDEDVRLDAALLALDWLLGEDDVARWVGEITAVTFEPIDAVSAAHLPAVVADLASGYDEEEWVLLEGQTAGGAPLVATARYPLRPVDHPLFDQHIAITLPYAHRDEAGLPIGESLTALRDFEERLAARLLKLRDDAVLAAHLSAEGQRVIHLYADPTGDAAIHAKELIVSWEEGEPRVDVATDPAWTAVSPFLS; encoded by the coding sequence ATGCGACTATTCGGGCGCAAGGACGCCGAGGACGAGGGCGGCGCGTCCCGCGAGGACGGTATCGCCACATTCTGGACGTGGTGGCAGGAGAGCAGACCGGCCGTCGACGCGCTCGTGGCCGCGGGCGACACCGGCGGCCTCGAGGACCTGCTCGCGCCGGCGGTGGCCGCCGTCCACCCCGGCCTGGTGTGGGAGGTGGCCCCAGGCCGCAACGCCATGCACACCCTGGTGGTGACCTCGGCGGGCGACGCCGAGCTGCGCCCGCTCGCGCACCGCTGGGCCAAGGCCGCCCCGCCCGCCGACCTGCTGTGGGAGTTCCACCCGTCGCGGCAGGCCAACCCGCAGGCCGCCGAGCTGACGCTCGACGTGGGCGGGGCCGAGTTCGCCCTCGACAAGCTCGTGCTGGGCCTGCGGGTGCCGCGCAACCAGCCGCGCGTGGACGTCTCCGCCTACCACCCGATCTTCGCCGACCTCGACGAGGACGTCCGCCTGGACGCGGCGCTGCTCGCCCTCGACTGGCTGCTCGGCGAGGACGACGTGGCCCGGTGGGTGGGCGAGATCACGGCGGTGACGTTCGAGCCGATCGACGCCGTGTCCGCCGCGCACCTGCCGGCCGTGGTCGCCGACCTCGCCTCCGGCTACGACGAGGAGGAGTGGGTGCTGCTGGAGGGCCAGACGGCCGGCGGCGCGCCGCTGGTCGCGACCGCCCGCTACCCGCTGCGCCCGGTGGACCATCCGCTGTTCGACCAGCACATCGCGATCACGCTGCCGTACGCGCACCGCGACGAGGCCGGGCTGCCGATCGGCGAGTCGCTGACCGCGCTCCGCGACTTCGAGGAGCGGCTGGCCGCCCGCCTGCTCAAGCTGCGCGACGACGCGGTGCTCGCCGCGCACCTGAGCGCCGAGGGGCAGCGGGTCATCCATCTCTACGCCGACCCGACCGGCGACGCGGCCATCCATGCCAAGGAGCTGATCGTGAGCTGGGAGGAGGGCGAGCCCCGGGTGGACGTCGCCACCGACCCGGCCTGGACGGCCGTCTCGCCGTTCCTGAGCTGA
- a CDS encoding putative bifunctional diguanylate cyclase/phosphodiesterase → MTDPTDTRDTGPRVGTPLWAFLAGITVIGFTALLVAMLRLDAAGLVALARTALFWVLVVLVILGELRPVMVSSAASVGGTYPSAMFTFAALLHFGLPVAVLLQAVAVAMNGVVTRKAWHRVMFNIAQSTLALTAAAVVLGAFGIVPSPAAPWEPGVPDLLPIALAGVAYFVTRATLVCGAVALHERRSIVRVLKATAGPQSLVYVALLGMAPLVVVVMNHSPGLVPLFVAPLAAVYFTATLSMRRDHQALHDELTGLPNRKMLIVSTEEALAEARQDERVGLFLLDLDRFKEVNDTMGHPVGDRLLQLVAHRLTHSVRPGDVVARLGGDEFAVLLPSIRDTHAAREVAARLRAALTEPVRLEGMTFDVDASVGIALYPDHAPDFELLLQRADVAMYLAKEGRTGVELYQPDKDRNSPERLTLLGDLRRAIDGGELSLHYQPKVGLGDGAVRGVEALLRWRHPVHGTIPPSEFVPLAEQSYLMRQLTAYVIEEALAQTARWWRAGLRVQVSVNISARDLLDSALPERLEVGLARYGLPPSAIQLEVTERILTGDQAYTQETIKALATLGVPLSLDDFGTGYSSLIRLQRLAVSEVKIDASFVRRIAASEDDDRIVRSIVDLVRSLGLRSVAEGVESDDVAMRLAEMGCDVGQGWLFGEPMPPAEVTEWLREHAGVEESRHAAEYGYQPEVTHTA, encoded by the coding sequence ATGACTGACCCAACCGACACCCGCGACACCGGGCCACGCGTCGGCACGCCCCTCTGGGCGTTCCTCGCCGGCATCACGGTGATCGGCTTCACCGCCCTGCTCGTGGCCATGCTCAGGCTCGACGCCGCGGGGCTCGTCGCGCTGGCCCGCACCGCGCTGTTCTGGGTGCTGGTGGTCCTCGTGATCCTCGGCGAGCTGAGGCCCGTGATGGTGTCCTCCGCCGCCTCCGTGGGCGGCACGTACCCGTCCGCGATGTTCACCTTCGCCGCCCTGCTGCACTTCGGGCTGCCGGTCGCGGTGCTGCTGCAGGCCGTCGCGGTCGCCATGAACGGCGTGGTGACGCGCAAGGCCTGGCACCGGGTCATGTTCAACATCGCCCAGTCCACGCTCGCCCTCACCGCCGCGGCCGTGGTGCTCGGGGCGTTCGGCATCGTGCCGAGCCCGGCCGCGCCGTGGGAGCCCGGCGTCCCCGACCTGCTGCCGATCGCGCTGGCCGGCGTCGCGTACTTCGTCACCCGCGCCACCCTCGTCTGCGGCGCGGTCGCGCTGCACGAGCGGCGCTCGATCGTGCGCGTGCTGAAGGCCACCGCCGGGCCGCAGAGCCTGGTCTACGTCGCGTTGCTGGGCATGGCGCCCCTGGTCGTGGTGGTCATGAACCACTCGCCCGGCCTCGTGCCGCTGTTCGTCGCGCCCCTCGCGGCCGTCTACTTCACGGCCACGCTGTCCATGCGCCGCGACCATCAGGCGCTGCACGACGAGCTGACCGGCCTGCCCAACCGCAAGATGCTCATCGTGAGCACCGAGGAGGCGCTGGCCGAGGCCCGCCAGGACGAGCGGGTCGGCCTGTTCCTCCTCGACCTCGACCGGTTCAAGGAGGTCAACGACACGATGGGCCACCCGGTGGGCGACCGGCTGCTGCAGCTCGTCGCGCACCGGCTGACCCACTCGGTGCGGCCCGGCGACGTGGTGGCCCGGCTCGGCGGCGACGAGTTCGCCGTCCTGCTGCCCTCGATCCGCGACACCCACGCGGCCCGCGAGGTGGCGGCCCGGCTGCGCGCCGCGCTGACCGAGCCGGTGCGCCTGGAGGGCATGACGTTCGACGTCGACGCCTCGGTCGGCATCGCGCTCTACCCCGACCACGCCCCCGACTTCGAGCTGCTGCTCCAGCGCGCGGACGTGGCGATGTACCTGGCCAAGGAGGGCCGCACCGGCGTCGAGCTGTACCAGCCGGACAAGGACCGCAACTCGCCGGAGCGGCTGACGTTACTCGGCGACCTGCGCCGCGCCATCGACGGCGGTGAGCTGTCGCTGCACTACCAGCCCAAGGTCGGGCTGGGCGACGGCGCGGTGCGGGGCGTGGAGGCGCTGCTGCGCTGGCGGCACCCGGTGCACGGCACGATCCCGCCGTCGGAGTTCGTGCCGCTGGCGGAGCAGTCTTACCTGATGCGGCAGCTCACGGCGTACGTGATCGAGGAGGCGCTGGCGCAGACCGCTCGCTGGTGGCGGGCCGGGCTGCGGGTGCAGGTCTCGGTCAACATCTCCGCCCGCGACCTGCTCGACTCGGCGCTGCCCGAGCGGCTGGAGGTCGGCCTGGCCCGCTACGGGCTGCCGCCCTCGGCCATCCAGCTCGAGGTGACCGAGCGCATCCTGACCGGCGACCAGGCGTACACGCAGGAGACCATCAAGGCGCTCGCCACGCTGGGCGTGCCGCTGTCGCTCGACGACTTCGGCACCGGCTACTCCTCCCTCATCCGGCTCCAGCGGCTGGCGGTGTCCGAGGTGAAGATCGACGCCTCGTTCGTCCGCCGGATCGCCGCCTCCGAGGACGACGACCGGATCGTGCGCTCGATCGTCGACCTGGTGCGCTCGCTCGGGCTGCGTTCGGTGGCCGAGGGCGTCGAGTCCGACGACGTCGCGATGCGGCTCGCCGAGATGGGCTGCGACGTGGGGCAGGGCTGGCTGTTCGGCGAGCCGATGCCGCCCGCGGAGGTCACCGAGTGGCTGCGCGAGCACGCCGGCGTCGAGGAGAGCCGGCACGCGGCCGAGTACGGCTACCAGCCCGAGGTCACCCATACCGCCTGA
- a CDS encoding methionine synthase, protein MSTWEATGVGSHPGDDHLEAIRVVFGEVPGLPYLPELPARGVGADLVGRTASLLVDMPVEVQPSGWRLTDRPGRDHQRAVDHLRRDLDGLEEIGHDYEGPLKLQVCGPWTLAGAVELKYGDKMLADAGAVRDLTASLAQGVADHCAEVRRRLPGVSEIVLQLDEPGLPGVLAGTVPTASGFGRLAAVEEWRVEESLRLFGEPVVHCCAPGVPFGLLRRAGARAVSVDASLLRRRDEDELGELVEAGTPLFLGVVPATDTRLPDVGVIAKPAVELWRRLGFAPDALAGKVVLTPACGLAGASPAYARAALAACRKAAQVLKDDPAGGMREG, encoded by the coding sequence ATGTCAACGTGGGAAGCCACCGGGGTCGGGTCGCATCCGGGCGACGATCATCTTGAGGCGATCAGGGTCGTGTTCGGCGAGGTGCCGGGCCTGCCGTACCTGCCGGAGCTGCCGGCCAGGGGCGTCGGCGCCGATCTCGTCGGGCGGACGGCGTCGCTGCTGGTCGACATGCCCGTCGAGGTGCAGCCGTCGGGATGGCGGCTGACCGACCGGCCGGGGCGCGACCACCAGCGGGCCGTCGACCACCTGCGGCGCGACCTCGACGGGCTGGAGGAGATCGGCCACGACTACGAGGGGCCGCTCAAGCTGCAGGTGTGCGGGCCGTGGACGCTGGCCGGCGCGGTCGAGCTGAAGTACGGCGACAAGATGCTCGCCGACGCGGGCGCGGTACGCGACCTGACGGCCTCGCTGGCGCAGGGCGTCGCCGACCACTGCGCCGAGGTGCGGCGGCGGCTGCCCGGCGTGAGCGAGATCGTGCTGCAGCTCGACGAGCCCGGCCTGCCGGGGGTGCTGGCGGGCACGGTGCCGACGGCGTCGGGGTTCGGGCGGCTGGCGGCCGTGGAGGAGTGGCGGGTGGAGGAGTCGCTGCGGCTGTTCGGCGAGCCGGTGGTGCACTGCTGCGCGCCCGGGGTGCCGTTCGGGCTGCTGCGCCGGGCGGGGGCGCGGGCGGTCTCGGTGGACGCCTCCCTGCTGCGGCGGCGCGACGAGGACGAGCTGGGCGAGCTGGTCGAGGCCGGGACCCCGCTGTTCCTCGGGGTCGTGCCGGCCACCGACACGCGGCTGCCGGACGTCGGCGTGATCGCCAAGCCGGCGGTGGAGCTGTGGCGGCGGCTCGGGTTCGCGCCCGACGCGCTGGCCGGGAAGGTCGTGCTCACGCCCGCGTGCGGGCTGGCCGGAGCCTCGCCCGCGTACGCGCGGGCGGCGCTGGCCGCCTGCCGCAAGGCCGCCCAGGTGCTCAAGGACGACCCGGCCGGCGGCATGCGCGAGGGCTGA
- the ligA gene encoding NAD-dependent DNA ligase LigA: MSQSSTEPGGVPVAALKRHAELSELVEEARWRYYVEDQPTVSDAQFDEWFRELLALEEAHPSLQTPDSPTQKVGAPPSGDFAKVRHLARMESLDNAFTAADMAAWQARAERLAEGDPGPYLCELKIDGLAIALVYRDGRLERAATRGDGRTGDDVTANVRTIKGVPHRLTGDDVPSLVEVRGEIYIPVEDFKLLNEQLVEQGKPPFANPRNSAAGTLRQKDPRVTAQRPLRMLVHGVGVWEGAAEPRTQSGVYERLRAFGLPVSDLYRVVPTLTEVNAFIEHYRVHRHDPAYEIDGVVVKVDDLRTQRELGSTSRAPRWAMAFKYPPEEVNTKLLDIQVGVGRTGRVTPFAVMEPVVVSGSTVERATLHNAAIVQKKGVLIGDTVVLRKAGDVIPEVVGPVAALRDGSEREFVMPTHCPECGTLLAYEKEGDADLRCPNARSCPAQIRERLYFAAGRRALDIEGLGYVAATALSQPLPPQEPVVRTEADLFDLTLEQLLPIRSVVRDQDSGLPKIDPKTGEQKVVTLFANQNAEPSAVARLLIEELERAKQVPLAQILVALTIRHVGPPTARDLASAMRSIDAIMNASEEELAAVEGIGPRVAATIKEWFEVDWHREIIERWRAAGVRMADEPAPEKGPQTLEGLTFVVTGTLEGYTRDSASDAIAARGGKVASSVSKKTSFLVAGENAGSKYDKAVSLNVPILDGAGFEVLLNDGPEAAAEVAVKPEA, translated from the coding sequence GTGAGCCAGTCGAGCACCGAGCCCGGAGGCGTGCCCGTGGCCGCGCTCAAGCGGCATGCCGAGCTGAGCGAGCTGGTCGAGGAGGCCCGCTGGCGCTACTACGTCGAGGACCAGCCGACGGTCAGCGACGCGCAGTTCGACGAGTGGTTCCGTGAGCTGCTGGCGCTGGAGGAGGCCCATCCCTCGCTGCAGACGCCCGACTCGCCCACCCAGAAGGTGGGCGCCCCGCCCTCGGGCGACTTCGCCAAGGTGCGGCATCTGGCCAGGATGGAGAGCCTCGACAACGCCTTCACGGCCGCCGACATGGCGGCCTGGCAGGCCCGCGCCGAGCGGCTGGCCGAGGGCGACCCGGGCCCCTACCTGTGCGAGCTGAAGATCGACGGCCTGGCCATCGCGCTGGTCTACCGCGACGGCAGGCTGGAGCGCGCCGCCACCCGCGGCGACGGGCGCACCGGCGACGACGTGACGGCCAACGTGCGCACCATCAAGGGCGTCCCGCACCGGCTCACCGGCGACGACGTGCCGAGCCTGGTCGAGGTGCGCGGCGAGATCTACATCCCGGTGGAAGACTTCAAGCTGCTCAACGAGCAGCTCGTCGAGCAGGGCAAGCCGCCGTTCGCCAACCCGCGCAACTCCGCCGCGGGCACCCTGCGGCAGAAAGACCCGCGCGTCACCGCGCAGCGCCCGCTGCGCATGCTGGTGCACGGCGTCGGGGTGTGGGAGGGGGCGGCCGAGCCGCGCACCCAGTCGGGGGTCTACGAGCGGCTGCGCGCGTTCGGGCTGCCGGTCAGCGACCTCTACCGCGTGGTGCCGACGCTCACCGAGGTCAACGCGTTCATCGAGCACTACCGGGTGCACCGGCACGACCCGGCGTACGAGATCGACGGCGTCGTGGTGAAGGTCGACGACCTGCGCACGCAGCGCGAGCTGGGCTCGACCTCGCGGGCGCCGCGCTGGGCGATGGCGTTCAAGTACCCGCCGGAGGAGGTCAACACCAAGCTGCTCGACATCCAGGTGGGGGTGGGGCGCACCGGGCGGGTGACGCCGTTCGCGGTGATGGAGCCGGTGGTGGTGTCCGGGTCCACGGTCGAGCGGGCCACGCTGCACAACGCCGCGATCGTGCAGAAGAAGGGCGTGCTGATCGGCGACACGGTGGTGCTGCGCAAGGCGGGCGACGTCATCCCCGAGGTGGTGGGGCCCGTGGCGGCGCTGCGCGACGGGTCCGAGCGGGAGTTCGTCATGCCGACGCACTGCCCCGAGTGCGGCACGCTGCTGGCGTACGAGAAGGAGGGCGACGCCGACCTGCGCTGCCCCAACGCCCGGAGCTGTCCCGCGCAGATCCGTGAGCGCCTCTACTTCGCGGCCGGGCGGCGAGCCCTCGACATCGAGGGGCTCGGCTACGTCGCGGCCACCGCGCTGTCCCAGCCGCTGCCGCCGCAGGAGCCGGTGGTGCGCACCGAGGCCGACCTGTTCGACCTGACGCTGGAGCAGCTGCTGCCGATCAGGTCGGTGGTCCGCGACCAGGACTCCGGCCTGCCCAAGATCGACCCGAAGACCGGCGAGCAGAAGGTCGTCACGCTCTTCGCCAACCAGAACGCCGAGCCGAGCGCGGTCGCCCGGCTGCTCATCGAGGAGCTGGAGCGGGCCAAGCAGGTGCCGCTCGCGCAGATCCTGGTGGCGCTGACGATCCGGCACGTGGGCCCGCCCACCGCGCGCGACCTGGCGAGCGCCATGCGCTCGATCGACGCGATCATGAACGCCTCGGAGGAGGAGCTGGCCGCGGTCGAAGGCATCGGGCCGCGGGTGGCGGCGACGATCAAGGAGTGGTTCGAGGTCGACTGGCACCGGGAGATCATCGAGCGGTGGCGGGCCGCCGGGGTGCGCATGGCGGACGAGCCCGCGCCGGAGAAGGGGCCGCAGACGCTCGAAGGGCTGACGTTCGTGGTGACCGGCACGCTGGAGGGCTACACCCGCGACTCCGCCTCCGACGCGATCGCCGCGCGGGGCGGGAAGGTGGCCTCGTCGGTGTCGAAGAAGACGTCGTTCCTGGTGGCGGGGGAGAACGCGGGGTCGAAGTACGACAAGGCGGTGAGCCTCAACGTGCCGATCCTGGACGGGGCCGGGTTCGAGGTGCTGCTCAACGACGGGCCTGAGGCGGCGGCGGAGGTGGCGGTCAAACCGGAGGCATGA
- a CDS encoding MBL fold metallo-hydrolase, with the protein MQLTKYGHACVRLEKDGKVLVIDPGAFTRDPVLDGADAVLITHEHMDHVDVGKLTAASPDLEVWTCEGVAAELSEVPAKVQVVRHGDAFETAGFRVRAFGEWHAANHPDVPIVQNVGFLVEDEVFYPGDSFTVPEAEVGTLLVPTGAPWLKLPEVVEYLRTVRPARAYSTHDALYGDIGLALVDNWLKMEADKQGADIRRLAVGESVTLA; encoded by the coding sequence ATGCAGCTCACGAAGTACGGCCACGCGTGCGTCCGCCTGGAGAAGGACGGCAAGGTCCTCGTCATCGACCCCGGCGCCTTCACCAGGGACCCGGTGCTCGACGGCGCGGACGCCGTCCTCATCACCCACGAGCACATGGACCACGTGGACGTCGGCAAGCTGACGGCCGCCTCCCCCGACCTCGAGGTCTGGACGTGCGAGGGCGTGGCGGCCGAGCTGTCCGAGGTGCCGGCCAAGGTCCAGGTGGTACGGCACGGCGACGCCTTCGAGACGGCCGGTTTCCGGGTGCGGGCGTTCGGCGAGTGGCACGCCGCCAACCACCCCGACGTGCCGATCGTGCAGAACGTCGGTTTCCTGGTGGAGGACGAGGTGTTCTACCCGGGTGACTCCTTCACCGTGCCGGAGGCCGAGGTGGGCACGCTCCTGGTGCCGACCGGCGCGCCCTGGCTGAAGCTGCCGGAGGTCGTCGAATACCTGCGCACGGTCCGGCCGGCGCGGGCGTACTCGACGCACGACGCGCTCTACGGCGACATCGGCCTGGCCCTGGTCGACAACTGGCTGAAGATGGAGGCCGACAAGCAGGGCGCCGACATCCGCCGCCTCGCGGTCGGCGAGTCGGTCACCCTGGCCTAG